The Romeriopsis navalis LEGE 11480 genome includes a region encoding these proteins:
- a CDS encoding diguanylate cyclase domain-containing protein: MNWRRQSRLDRWKHWQTWLPSLLATLFVAGLFWLKMLQPLEHLAYQWLFQWRGHLAWDERVVLVKIDEPSLKQLGAFPWSRDRYTQLLNVIKSSQPNTVVFDLVFSELSPADQRFAEAIRQHRQIVIAGAWNQPNRTWQPNPMLRKAAIATGHILQTADADGIVRRIPTYVDRAATLSLPSLQTYQLFANIPEMPLAQSHLWPNWIAPTEQMPQYSFIDLLNGQVTPAALENKIILVGATAAGFNPLMTPFDEESSASGVHLHATLLNNLLQQNLLQPIHGKRWMGLLLLSNLIWSHWLRQVRTFQQLVGSGILVSGWWLLALLALHQSYWLPVAVPGILWLTTSMMHWIMGNIQLEAKNQQLNHLANIDELTQISNRRALEQYLQQEWQRSRREQQPISLLLCDVDFFKQFNDCYGHIAGDECLYQIAQALNLSTKRPTDLIARYGGEEFAVVLPNTDAQGAENLATAILSQVRAKLIPHQKSPISHYVTLSLGLVTVVPDAQIDWLDMIDAADRALYQAKFQGRDRACNAVIKSPTAEFV; the protein is encoded by the coding sequence ATGAACTGGCGACGTCAATCCCGCCTCGATCGATGGAAACATTGGCAAACTTGGCTTCCAAGTCTATTGGCAACGCTATTTGTGGCTGGTTTATTCTGGCTAAAAATGCTCCAACCGCTGGAACATTTAGCTTACCAATGGCTATTTCAATGGCGAGGCCATTTGGCCTGGGACGAACGGGTCGTCTTGGTCAAAATCGATGAACCCAGTCTCAAACAATTGGGCGCTTTTCCTTGGAGCCGCGATCGCTATACTCAATTGCTCAATGTCATCAAATCATCGCAACCCAACACCGTCGTTTTCGATCTCGTATTTTCCGAACTGAGTCCAGCGGATCAGCGCTTTGCTGAAGCAATCCGCCAACATCGCCAGATCGTCATCGCTGGGGCCTGGAACCAACCGAATCGGACATGGCAACCCAACCCCATGCTACGCAAAGCCGCAATTGCCACCGGACATATTCTCCAAACCGCCGACGCCGACGGCATCGTCCGCCGCATCCCCACCTATGTCGATCGGGCCGCCACACTCAGCCTACCGAGCCTACAAACCTATCAACTATTTGCCAATATCCCAGAAATGCCGCTGGCACAGTCCCATCTCTGGCCTAATTGGATTGCCCCCACAGAGCAAATGCCGCAGTATTCCTTCATCGATCTATTAAATGGTCAAGTCACCCCCGCCGCCCTCGAAAACAAAATTATCTTAGTGGGCGCAACTGCCGCTGGCTTCAACCCACTCATGACCCCCTTTGACGAAGAATCATCAGCGAGCGGCGTTCATCTACATGCCACATTACTGAATAACTTACTCCAACAAAACTTACTCCAGCCAATTCATGGCAAACGATGGATGGGCTTACTGCTGCTCAGCAATCTGATTTGGAGTCATTGGCTACGGCAAGTTCGCACATTCCAACAATTAGTTGGTAGTGGGATTTTAGTCAGCGGTTGGTGGTTGCTCGCCTTGCTTGCCTTACACCAGAGTTACTGGTTACCCGTCGCTGTACCAGGGATATTGTGGCTGACGACCAGTATGATGCACTGGATTATGGGCAATATCCAATTAGAAGCCAAAAATCAACAACTCAATCATCTAGCGAATATCGATGAGCTGACTCAAATTTCAAATCGCCGTGCGCTTGAACAATATCTCCAGCAAGAATGGCAGCGATCGCGCCGGGAGCAACAACCCATCTCACTGCTTCTCTGCGACGTTGATTTCTTCAAACAATTCAACGACTGCTACGGTCATATCGCTGGGGATGAATGCCTTTACCAGATCGCCCAAGCCTTAAACCTCAGTACAAAACGTCCCACCGATCTAATCGCTCGATATGGCGGAGAAGAATTTGCCGTTGTGCTACCCAACACTGATGCACAAGGTGCAGAGAATCTCGCAACGGCGATCTTGAGTCAAGTCCGCGCAAAATTGATTCCCCATCAGAAATCGCCAATCAGCCATTACGTCACACTCAGTTTGGGGCTAGTCACCGTCGTCCCCGATGCCCAAATTGACTGGCTGGACATGATTGATGCCGCTGATCGTGCCCTCTATCAAGCCAAATTCCAAGGCCGCGATCGTGCCTGTAATGCCGTTATCAAGTCACCCACTGCAGAATTTGTCTAA
- a CDS encoding PhzF family phenazine biosynthesis protein, producing the protein MHDSNLAQPLDFCLVDVFAQTRYTGNQLAVFTQARDLTPMQMQQIAQELNFSETTFILGEAAGGGYDVRIFTPVAELPFAGHPTLGTAYVLQRQVIGAPIETLTLNFQGGVIPVKFDYAAAASAFPERLWMRQNPPQFGAVLTPGDLAPVLGIAPTEIDPSVPIQSVSTGLPFIIVPLRSLNTLQSLQINLPLYYQLIERIEAQAIFVFCPEARSGECQFTVRMFADALGIPEDPATGSANGCFAGYLVEHRYLGCDQIDIQVSQGESIGRPSVLSLRAARCKTTKLIQIDVGGVVMLVAQGQFV; encoded by the coding sequence ATGCATGACTCGAATTTGGCGCAGCCGCTCGATTTTTGTCTTGTGGATGTATTCGCGCAGACTCGCTATACCGGTAATCAGTTAGCGGTGTTCACGCAAGCGCGCGATCTGACGCCGATGCAAATGCAGCAAATTGCCCAAGAACTCAATTTCTCAGAAACCACGTTTATTTTGGGTGAGGCGGCTGGTGGTGGTTATGATGTGCGCATTTTTACGCCAGTGGCGGAGTTGCCATTTGCGGGCCATCCCACCTTGGGGACAGCCTATGTGTTGCAACGTCAGGTCATTGGTGCACCGATCGAAACCCTAACCCTGAATTTTCAAGGTGGCGTAATCCCGGTGAAATTTGATTATGCTGCTGCCGCTTCAGCTTTTCCAGAACGGCTATGGATGCGTCAAAATCCGCCCCAATTCGGAGCCGTTCTCACCCCTGGTGATTTGGCGCCGGTGCTCGGAATTGCACCCACTGAGATTGATCCGAGTGTGCCGATTCAATCCGTTTCGACGGGTTTGCCATTTATCATTGTGCCGCTACGATCGCTGAATACCCTGCAAAGTCTGCAGATTAACTTGCCCTTGTACTACCAATTAATTGAGCGGATTGAAGCCCAGGCAATTTTTGTATTTTGTCCGGAAGCACGGTCGGGGGAGTGCCAATTTACGGTGCGCATGTTTGCGGATGCCCTGGGAATCCCTGAAGATCCAGCCACCGGTAGTGCGAATGGTTGTTTTGCGGGATATCTGGTGGAACACCGTTATTTGGGCTGCGATCAGATTGATATTCAAGTATCGCAAGGTGAATCGATTGGTCGGCCTTCGGTCTTATCCCTGCGTGCTGCGCGGTGTAAAACCACTAAGCTGATTCAGATTGATGTGGGTGGGGTCGTGATGCTGGTGGCGCAGGGACAATTTGTTTGA